One window of Merismopedia glauca CCAP 1448/3 genomic DNA carries:
- a CDS encoding NIL domain-containing protein has translation MKKRVKLTFPKRYIQMPITYRLAKDFNVAANIIRAQVAPNQVGKLVVELSGDIDQLDSAIDWMRSQGVQVSLASKEILIDEETCVHCGLCTGVCPTEALTLEPSTFRLHFARSRCIVCEQCIPTCPVQAISTNI, from the coding sequence GTGAAAAAACGGGTCAAACTTACCTTCCCCAAACGTTATATCCAAATGCCGATTACCTATCGGCTAGCCAAAGATTTTAACGTCGCTGCTAATATTATTCGCGCTCAAGTAGCCCCCAATCAAGTGGGTAAGCTAGTGGTAGAACTATCGGGAGATATCGATCAATTAGATAGTGCCATTGACTGGATGCGATCGCAAGGGGTTCAAGTCTCTCTCGCTAGCAAGGAAATCTTGATTGATGAAGAAACCTGCGTTCATTGTGGGTTATGCACCGGAGTTTGTCCGACAGAAGCCTTAACCCTCGAACCATCGACCTTCCGTCTCCATTTTGCCAGATCTCGCTGCATCGTCTGCGAACAGTGTATCCCGACTTGTCCGGTACAAGCAATTTCTACTAATATTTAG
- a CDS encoding BCD family MFS transporter, translated as MSTSDLSNSETGYRHLPQLKLPAMFRLGLFQVGLGMMSVLPDGVLNRVLIKELGVPATIASLILAMTLFVAPARIWFGQMSDAKKLWGYHRTGYAWIGIISMAIMAIVTVQLMWQLNNSLVANGWSGETYARAGLLTLGFGTYGLAVSICSTPFATLLVDVSDDDNRSQLVAIDWGMLIGGTVVGAVTIGVLLKKLNFDAEIGQVETAINRLFFIIPAIAVTLAFLATWGMEKKYSRYSLRSQLVNREESITLKRAWRILTTSRQTKIFFIFLLFMTLGLWMQDPVLEPYGGEVFKMEIGATASLNAFWGIGTLVGLVISGFFLVPRIGKQKTAKIGCIACAACLTLVILSGFTQARVALQIALLCFGLGSGILTSGAITLMLDLTAAETAGTFIGAWGLAQAFARGMAKVIGGGLLDLGRGIFGSNLVLAYGLVFILQAAAMLTAIIFLQQVSVQEFRTNAQQAIASVLENERD; from the coding sequence ATGTCAACTAGCGATCTATCAAATTCAGAAACAGGCTATCGCCATCTTCCTCAGTTAAAGTTACCAGCAATGTTTCGGTTGGGATTATTTCAAGTCGGTTTGGGAATGATGTCTGTTCTCCCAGATGGGGTTTTAAACCGAGTTTTAATTAAGGAATTAGGAGTTCCTGCAACTATTGCTAGTTTAATTTTAGCCATGACTTTGTTTGTGGCACCAGCAAGAATCTGGTTTGGGCAAATGTCTGATGCGAAAAAGCTTTGGGGTTATCACCGCACTGGCTATGCTTGGATTGGCATCATTTCTATGGCTATTATGGCGATAGTAACTGTTCAACTAATGTGGCAACTTAATAATAGTTTAGTTGCTAATGGTTGGAGTGGAGAAACATATGCAAGGGCAGGATTGTTAACTCTGGGATTTGGGACTTATGGGTTAGCTGTGTCGATTTGTTCTACCCCATTTGCCACTTTATTGGTAGATGTCTCTGATGACGATAACCGTTCGCAACTGGTGGCGATTGATTGGGGAATGCTGATTGGGGGAACGGTAGTGGGAGCCGTTACGATTGGGGTTTTACTCAAAAAACTGAACTTTGATGCGGAAATTGGGCAAGTTGAAACAGCCATCAACCGACTATTTTTTATCATACCTGCGATCGCAGTTACCCTAGCTTTTTTGGCTACTTGGGGGATGGAGAAGAAGTATTCCCGTTACAGTTTGCGTTCTCAATTAGTTAACCGAGAGGAAAGTATCACTCTCAAACGCGCATGGCGGATTTTAACTACTAGTCGTCAAACCAAGATTTTCTTTATTTTCTTACTGTTCATGACATTGGGTTTATGGATGCAAGATCCAGTTTTAGAACCCTATGGCGGTGAAGTATTCAAAATGGAAATAGGCGCTACAGCTAGTCTAAATGCTTTTTGGGGGATAGGAACTTTAGTTGGGCTGGTTATCTCTGGATTTTTCCTGGTTCCTCGGATTGGCAAGCAAAAAACCGCTAAGATTGGCTGTATTGCCTGTGCTGCTTGTTTGACATTAGTGATTCTATCTGGATTTACCCAAGCGCGTGTAGCTTTACAAATTGCCTTACTTTGTTTTGGTTTAGGTTCGGGAATTTTAACCTCTGGGGCGATTACACTGATGTTAGACCTAACAGCAGCCGAAACTGCTGGTACTTTCATCGGCGCGTGGGGATTAGCTCAAGCTTTTGCCAGAGGAATGGCTAAAGTGATTGGAGGAGGGTTATTAGATCTTGGTAGAGGAATATTTGGCAGTAACTTAGTGCTGGCATATGGGTTAGTATTTATCTTGCAAGCCGCCGCGATGTTGACAGCAATTATATTTTTGCAGCAAGTAAGCGTACAAGAGTTTCGCACCAACGCCCAACAAGCGATCGCTTCTGTGTTAGAAAACGAGAGAGATTAG
- a CDS encoding inositol monophosphatase family protein, which produces MDNFWAQVLEFAETTTHRVGEQLLQYFGNVQATRKADGSLVTEADRWSDTEIKAAIAKKFPDHAVLTEESQHIVPGSDWFWAIDPLDGTTNFTRGVPIWGIVLGLFYKGTPVFGYVHFPPLNQSFHGFWDASGELNLTPGAFLNHQPIHSSLENPSQNHFFSLCARSTFILKPGFPCKIRMLGVASYNFLAVASGTALGGVEATPKIWDLAGVYPIIQAAGASWIHLSSEPLFPLKAGEDYGQRSLPTLVVSRPELVPIFEPWVEALRS; this is translated from the coding sequence ATGGATAATTTTTGGGCGCAGGTTCTAGAATTTGCCGAAACAACTACTCATCGCGTAGGCGAACAGTTGTTACAATACTTTGGCAATGTCCAAGCAACCAGAAAAGCTGATGGTAGTCTAGTCACCGAAGCCGATCGATGGTCAGATACCGAGATAAAAGCAGCTATAGCCAAAAAATTCCCAGATCATGCTGTATTAACCGAAGAATCGCAACATATAGTCCCAGGATCAGATTGGTTTTGGGCAATAGATCCTTTAGATGGCACCACTAACTTTACCAGAGGAGTTCCCATTTGGGGAATTGTCTTGGGATTATTTTATAAAGGAACTCCCGTTTTTGGTTACGTCCACTTTCCCCCATTAAACCAGTCTTTTCACGGTTTTTGGGATGCTAGCGGCGAACTCAACCTCACACCAGGGGCTTTCTTAAATCATCAACCGATTCACAGCAGTCTAGAAAATCCCAGTCAGAACCATTTTTTCAGCTTGTGCGCTCGGAGTACCTTCATCCTCAAACCTGGTTTTCCCTGCAAAATCAGAATGCTAGGAGTCGCCAGTTACAACTTTCTCGCCGTTGCTTCTGGAACCGCTTTGGGAGGCGTGGAAGCAACCCCAAAAATATGGGATTTAGCGGGAGTTTACCCAATTATTCAAGCTGCTGGCGCTAGTTGGATACATCTGTCTTCTGAACCCCTATTTCCCCTCAAAGCTGGCGAAGACTATGGTCAGCGTTCTTTACCCACTTTAGTCGTTAGCCGCCCAGAATTGGTTCCGATTTTTGAGCCTTGGGTAGAAGCTTTGAGGAGTTAG
- the mreC gene encoding rod shape-determining protein MreC — MYGWSQWWGRYRVPLILISLALGGAWFFRQTQGSLILELYQQISRPWQGNISKVQLLTNAKIEELEARLKEVETQNQQLRKLINYSKTSKFPGIITPVVGRSADNWWHQLTLARGEKDGIRVGDTVMAPGGLIGRVVTTSASSSRVLLISDRSSRVGVAVGRSRNMGFLRGQEGDRAVVEFFDKVPNVRPGDLIVTSTVSQLFPAGLPIGRVESINLQKDPAPEALIKLNAPIGYLEWVVVHRRK, encoded by the coding sequence ATGTATGGTTGGAGTCAGTGGTGGGGACGTTACCGCGTTCCCTTGATCCTTATAAGTTTAGCTTTGGGAGGTGCTTGGTTTTTCCGGCAAACCCAAGGATCTTTGATTTTGGAGCTATATCAACAGATATCTCGCCCTTGGCAAGGAAATATTAGTAAAGTTCAGCTATTGACTAATGCTAAGATAGAAGAACTAGAAGCACGTCTGAAAGAGGTAGAAACCCAAAATCAGCAACTGCGAAAACTGATTAATTATTCTAAGACCAGCAAATTCCCTGGTATCATAACCCCCGTAGTCGGACGCAGTGCCGATAATTGGTGGCATCAATTAACTCTGGCTAGGGGTGAAAAAGATGGTATCCGCGTCGGTGATACGGTGATGGCTCCTGGAGGATTAATTGGTAGAGTAGTGACAACTTCTGCTAGTAGTAGTCGGGTATTGCTAATTAGCGATCGCAGCAGTAGAGTGGGTGTAGCTGTTGGGAGAAGTCGCAATATGGGCTTTTTGCGTGGTCAAGAGGGCGATCGCGCAGTGGTAGAGTTTTTTGATAAAGTACCAAATGTCCGCCCAGGAGACTTGATAGTTACTTCTACTGTTAGTCAGTTATTTCCGGCTGGATTACCGATTGGACGAGTTGAATCAATTAATTTGCAGAAAGATCCGGCTCCAGAAGCCTTAATTAAGTTAAATGCGCCAATTGGTTATTTAGAGTGGGTGGTGGTTCATCGGCGTAAGTAA
- a CDS encoding rod shape-determining protein, which translates to MGWFSRFSLSSLSRDMGIDLGTANTLIYVPGKGIVLEEPSVVAVDQNEKIPLAVGKEAKSMLGRTPGNVIVVRPLRDGVIADFDNAELMLKQFIRRVHEGRTLVSPRIIIGVPSGITSVERRAVMEAASQAGAREVYLIDEPMAAAIGAGLPITEPTGNMIIDIGGGTTEVAVLSLQGSVISESVRVAGDELTECIIQYMKKVHNIVIGERTAEDIKIQIGSAFPSDGDIENVMEVRGLHLLSGLPRNITIKAPEIRESMSEPLSIIIEAVKRTLEKTPPEIGSDIVDRGIMLAGGGALLKGIDKLITHETGIVTHIAADPLTCVVMGTGKVLENFKQLERVFSGHFRNS; encoded by the coding sequence GTGGGTTGGTTTAGTCGCTTCTCTTTATCCAGTTTATCCAGGGATATGGGGATTGACCTGGGAACTGCTAATACATTAATTTACGTACCAGGTAAAGGGATTGTCCTCGAAGAGCCGTCTGTAGTTGCTGTTGACCAAAATGAGAAAATACCCCTGGCTGTCGGTAAAGAAGCCAAGAGTATGCTAGGACGGACACCAGGTAATGTCATCGTGGTGCGCCCTTTGCGAGACGGAGTGATTGCCGACTTTGATAACGCAGAATTAATGCTCAAACAGTTTATTCGGCGAGTTCATGAAGGCAGGACTCTAGTTTCTCCTAGAATTATTATTGGGGTTCCCAGTGGGATTACTAGCGTAGAACGGCGTGCGGTGATGGAAGCTGCTTCTCAAGCTGGAGCTAGGGAAGTATATTTGATAGATGAGCCAATGGCTGCTGCGATCGGGGCTGGCTTACCCATCACTGAACCCACAGGTAATATGATTATCGATATTGGGGGCGGAACGACAGAAGTCGCCGTCCTCAGTTTACAAGGTTCGGTAATCAGTGAGTCTGTGCGGGTAGCTGGAGACGAATTGACTGAATGTATCATTCAGTACATGAAAAAAGTCCATAACATTGTCATTGGAGAGCGGACGGCTGAAGATATTAAAATTCAGATTGGTTCGGCTTTTCCTAGCGATGGGGATATAGAAAATGTGATGGAAGTTAGGGGATTACACCTACTTTCTGGTTTACCGAGAAATATCACTATCAAAGCCCCAGAAATCCGTGAAAGTATGTCAGAACCACTGTCAATCATCATTGAAGCTGTGAAGCGAACTCTGGAAAAGACACCCCCAGAAATTGGTTCGGATATTGTCGATCGCGGGATTATGTTAGCAGGTGGTGGTGCTTTACTCAAAGGTATAGATAAATTAATTACTCATGAAACTGGAATTGTAACTCATATTGCAGCCGATCCTCTGACTTGCGTAGTTATGGGTACGGGTAAGGTTTTAGAGAATTTCAAACAGTTAGAGCGGGTATTTAGCGGTCATTTTCGTAACTCTTAA
- a CDS encoding single-stranded DNA-binding protein, with the protein MSINVVHLVGRVGGEPEVRYFESGSIKCSLTLAVNRLSKNKDNEPPDWFNLELWGKTAEIAANYVRKGSLIGVQGAFKIETWQDRTTNTERSKPVIKVERLDLLGSKRDSDPNAVSNYTTNVEM; encoded by the coding sequence ATGAGTATCAATGTTGTACATTTAGTCGGACGGGTTGGTGGCGAACCAGAAGTTAGGTATTTTGAAAGTGGCAGTATCAAGTGCAGTTTGACGTTAGCGGTAAATCGACTCAGTAAGAATAAGGATAATGAGCCGCCAGATTGGTTTAACTTAGAGTTATGGGGAAAGACGGCGGAAATAGCTGCTAATTATGTCCGAAAAGGCAGTTTGATCGGTGTCCAAGGAGCTTTTAAAATAGAGACTTGGCAAGATCGTACTACTAATACCGAAAGATCTAAGCCAGTAATTAAGGTTGAGCGCCTAGATTTGCTAGGTTCTAAGCGCGATAGCGATCCTAATGCTGTGAGTAACTACACTACCAATGTAGAGATGTAA
- a CDS encoding metal ABC transporter permease: MNTLLQPFTREIFVIPLLVGTMAGLLCGVMGVYIITRRLSYIAHGLSHAILGGAVLSYVLEINFYIGSGIWGFITALLIQYLTGRKVYSDAAIGIVTTASFALGVAIISTHRNFSRNFEAALFGNVLGVSQSDLIVVAGVTITLLALVVIFYRPLLFWSFDRDVAKVHGVPVVAMDTLFALMLATLLVSTLNILGVTLIISAVVIPASIARLLSDRFSHIMIISGITGMIISFLGIYLSYYLDIASGASVVLLSTLVFAGALIWTNLWHRRRLA; encoded by the coding sequence ATGAACACATTATTACAGCCATTTACCCGCGAAATCTTTGTCATACCTTTGCTAGTAGGAACTATGGCAGGGCTATTATGTGGGGTAATGGGGGTTTATATTATTACTCGCAGACTAAGTTACATTGCTCATGGCTTATCCCATGCCATTTTGGGTGGAGCGGTTTTGAGCTATGTTTTAGAAATTAATTTCTACATTGGTTCGGGGATTTGGGGGTTTATTACCGCCTTATTAATTCAGTATCTCACAGGACGCAAAGTTTATTCTGATGCGGCGATCGGGATTGTTACTACCGCCAGTTTTGCCCTGGGAGTGGCTATTATTAGCACTCATCGCAACTTCAGTCGTAATTTTGAAGCAGCCTTGTTTGGGAACGTTTTAGGTGTCTCTCAGAGCGATCTAATAGTGGTAGCTGGAGTCACAATTACTCTACTGGCTTTGGTAGTAATTTTTTACAGACCTTTGCTATTTTGGAGTTTCGATCGCGATGTAGCTAAAGTGCATGGGGTTCCCGTTGTAGCGATGGATACCTTGTTTGCTTTGATGCTGGCGACTTTACTCGTCTCTACGTTGAATATTTTGGGCGTAACGTTGATTATCTCGGCGGTAGTGATTCCTGCGTCGATCGCTCGGTTGTTGAGCGATCGCTTTAGTCATATTATGATCATCTCTGGAATCACAGGCATGATTATCTCTTTTTTGGGCATCTATCTGAGTTACTATCTCGATATCGCCTCTGGAGCTAGTGTCGTCCTCCTCTCCACTTTAGTCTTTGCAGGTGCCTTGATTTGGACTAATCTTTGGCACCGTCGCCGCCTAGCTTAG
- a CDS encoding metal ABC transporter ATP-binding protein, whose protein sequence is MADTLTIQPKISKPALLEVKNLSCGYQNQPVFTNVNLSFPPGNMCGLVGPSGGGKSTLMKTILGLIPPWSGEVLFQGKQLKKGQSPPKVGYVPQVETVDWNFPVTAYEVVLMGRYRQRKLFSRPSKRDRRLVKEILERLNIAHVAHQSIGELSGGQQQRVFLARALVGEPDLVILDEPTSSSDLRMQHELLHLLGELNQQGLTILLSTHDLNSVASHLPWVICFNRGVVCQGEPINVFNPSNLEKTFGAEMIVVHQGDRILIASGQTSRLHQTLNQVPTSIWGSDSHL, encoded by the coding sequence ATGGCTGATACTTTAACCATTCAACCCAAAATCTCAAAACCCGCTTTATTAGAAGTCAAAAACTTAAGCTGTGGTTATCAAAATCAGCCCGTATTTACTAATGTAAATCTCTCTTTTCCTCCAGGTAATATGTGTGGTTTAGTCGGACCATCTGGTGGAGGTAAAAGTACCTTGATGAAAACTATTTTAGGGTTAATTCCTCCTTGGTCTGGAGAAGTTTTGTTTCAAGGAAAACAACTCAAAAAAGGACAATCACCGCCGAAAGTAGGTTATGTACCCCAAGTAGAAACAGTCGATTGGAACTTTCCAGTAACAGCCTATGAAGTAGTCTTGATGGGTCGCTATCGCCAGAGAAAACTCTTCTCACGACCTAGCAAACGCGATCGCCGTTTAGTCAAAGAGATATTAGAACGTTTAAATATTGCTCATGTAGCGCATCAATCAATTGGAGAATTATCGGGAGGACAGCAACAAAGAGTCTTTCTAGCTAGAGCTTTAGTTGGGGAACCAGATCTAGTAATTTTAGACGAACCAACTAGCAGTTCAGATTTAAGGATGCAACACGAATTACTACATCTGTTAGGAGAATTAAATCAACAAGGATTAACAATTTTACTCTCAACTCACGATCTCAATTCAGTTGCTTCTCATCTTCCTTGGGTAATTTGTTTTAATCGAGGTGTGGTGTGTCAAGGAGAACCAATTAATGTGTTTAATCCCAGTAATTTGGAAAAAACATTTGGTGCAGAAATGATTGTAGTTCATCAAGGCGATCGCATTCTCATTGCTAGCGGTCAAACCTCACGTCTACATCAAACACTGAATCAAGTACCCACTTCTATCTGGGGAAGTGATTCTCATCTCTAG
- a CDS encoding metal ABC transporter substrate-binding protein, with protein MKKLSGFLLFLSCFLVGCETSQNVNTSPPVAVTSTPLSVGDRTFKTPLLVVTTVAPITNIVSNIAGERVKVQGIIPEGTDSHTFEPRPSDAEILAKANLIIVNGLSLEIPTQKLANSSKPKDTKIYQIGDETIAKKDWIFDFSFPQEKGDPNPHLWVNNKYAANYAKLAAKHLIELDPEGKDYYNTNLKNYLARLDDLDKVTRAVVASIPPQNRKLLTYHDSWAYWARDYGFTVIGAIQPSDFNEPSAQDIAKLLDQINQTGVPAIFGSEVYPSKISERIAKEAKVKLANTSDDALPGEGSANAMENSNPQHTYVGMMADNLKILAENLGGNPQLVAQLNTANVVGPTAKNNQ; from the coding sequence ATGAAAAAACTGTCCGGATTTTTGTTATTTCTAAGCTGCTTTTTAGTAGGTTGTGAAACTTCTCAAAATGTCAATACTTCTCCTCCAGTTGCGGTGACATCCACACCATTATCTGTTGGCGATCGCACTTTTAAAACCCCACTATTAGTAGTTACAACTGTAGCTCCTATTACCAATATTGTAAGTAACATTGCTGGAGAAAGAGTTAAAGTTCAAGGAATTATTCCAGAGGGTACAGACTCTCACACATTTGAACCTCGTCCTTCTGATGCCGAAATTTTGGCTAAGGCTAATCTCATTATAGTCAATGGTCTTAGTTTGGAAATTCCTACTCAGAAATTAGCTAATTCTAGCAAACCCAAAGATACTAAAATATATCAAATAGGTGATGAAACTATCGCTAAAAAAGATTGGATTTTTGACTTCAGTTTTCCCCAAGAAAAAGGAGATCCAAATCCGCATTTATGGGTCAATAACAAGTATGCAGCTAATTATGCTAAACTAGCCGCCAAGCACCTGATTGAGTTAGATCCAGAAGGAAAAGATTACTATAATACTAACTTAAAAAATTATCTAGCTCGTCTAGATGATTTAGATAAAGTTACTCGTGCTGTAGTTGCCAGTATTCCTCCTCAAAATCGCAAGCTATTAACCTATCATGATTCATGGGCATACTGGGCAAGAGATTATGGTTTTACAGTTATTGGTGCCATTCAACCTTCAGACTTTAATGAACCTTCAGCCCAAGATATTGCTAAATTGTTAGACCAAATTAATCAAACAGGAGTTCCAGCTATTTTTGGTTCGGAAGTTTACCCCAGCAAAATTTCTGAGCGAATTGCCAAAGAAGCCAAAGTCAAGCTAGCTAATACCAGTGATGATGCATTACCTGGCGAGGGTTCAGCGAATGCAATGGAAAATAGTAATCCGCAGCATACATATGTTGGCATGATGGCAGATAACTTGAAAATATTAGCCGAAAATTTAGGAGGAAATCCCCAATTGGTTGCTCAATTAAATACAGCAAATGTAGTTGGACCTACTGCCAAAAACAATCAGTAA
- a CDS encoding M16 family metallopeptidase — protein sequence MNLRFILFPKWLRRRWSVATFSLCLILVLLLGGGNSVLFAFADESRISNSVESVSLTKNARRTRLANGLTILTKEVHTAPIVTVQVWYKVGSRNEAPGVNGIAHQLEHMLFKGTKDRPIQFGRLFSALGSDSNAFTSYDMTAYFGTVERNKLKALMEIEADRMKNSVIDDKKLESEKRVVISELQGYENGPGYRLSRAVKRDAFPNHPYGLTVGGTKADVEKFTPEQVKSYYNRFYSPDNATLVIVGDFETEATLKAAKDIFGKIPKHQSSTSEKLGNTIPKLETTIKPPLEGKVKPPIVLKEPGSAALLEAVYPAPDVNNPDVPALDVMNYILTEGRNSRLYEPLIESGLASGIDGGVANLISGGWAEFSATATPGKKLPDIDGAILQTIETLQTKGVTLEEVNRAKAQLTASAILGNRDINSQAQQLGNDQTVTGDYQFTDKYLAGVQKVTPADVKRVANKYLKPSLRTVGYFEPTQISGKPGSQATNSSQTSESFNAGPPVDPAEVAKYLPKIDSETVSSTQSLPQTFELKNGLKVLLLKDTSTPTVSLSGYIQAGTEFDAAEKSGLASLTADNLTNGTKTRDALTIAKILADRGAQLGASANREGVSIGGRALARDLPILVDVLADLTQNAIFPTQELELSRQRALTSLKLELDNPGRVGRRTFQQQVYPKNHPFYNFPTEASLKAISREDLVNFYQQHYAPNNMTLAIAGDFSPKQVRSLLESKFGSWKKTTQTSSSTLPEVKLPAKTVRLNPTLPGKTQSISILGYQGISRRDPQFYPALVMNDMLGGSTLSSRLGSEIRDRLGLTYGIYSVFATGRYPGPFFIQMQTAPEDAQKAVDSTINVLKQIRSQGFSVEEINAAKSSLASSYNVEIADPDALISTILSNQVYGLSKEEIRDFSRKIQEVTPEQVNQATKDLLHPDNLVIVTVGPPLS from the coding sequence ATGAATTTGAGATTTATCTTATTCCCTAAGTGGCTCAGACGAAGGTGGTCAGTCGCAACATTTTCATTATGCCTCATCCTCGTCTTGTTACTAGGTGGCGGTAATTCGGTTTTGTTCGCTTTTGCTGACGAAAGTCGGATTTCCAATAGTGTTGAATCAGTTTCCTTAACTAAAAACGCCCGTAGAACACGTTTAGCTAACGGTTTGACGATTCTGACTAAAGAAGTACACACCGCACCTATCGTCACCGTTCAGGTATGGTACAAAGTTGGCTCTCGCAACGAAGCGCCAGGAGTCAATGGGATTGCACACCAACTAGAGCATATGCTCTTTAAAGGCACCAAAGATCGTCCCATTCAATTTGGAAGGTTATTTAGCGCCTTGGGTAGCGATTCCAATGCTTTTACCAGTTACGATATGACAGCTTACTTTGGCACTGTAGAGCGGAACAAACTCAAAGCCTTGATGGAAATAGAAGCAGATCGCATGAAAAATTCGGTAATTGACGACAAAAAGCTAGAAAGCGAAAAAAGAGTCGTTATTTCTGAGTTACAAGGCTATGAAAATGGTCCTGGATATCGCCTCAGTCGTGCAGTTAAACGTGATGCTTTCCCAAATCATCCCTATGGCTTGACTGTGGGGGGAACTAAAGCCGATGTAGAGAAGTTTACTCCAGAGCAGGTTAAATCTTATTACAACAGGTTTTATAGTCCAGATAACGCCACCTTAGTTATTGTCGGAGATTTTGAGACGGAAGCGACTTTAAAGGCTGCAAAAGATATTTTTGGCAAAATTCCCAAACATCAAAGCTCAACTTCCGAAAAGCTAGGAAATACAATACCTAAGCTAGAAACTACCATCAAACCCCCACTAGAAGGGAAAGTTAAACCACCTATTGTTTTAAAAGAACCAGGAAGTGCAGCTTTACTAGAGGCTGTATATCCTGCACCTGATGTTAATAACCCTGATGTTCCAGCTTTAGATGTCATGAACTATATTCTGACTGAAGGGCGCAATTCTAGGTTATATGAACCCCTAATCGAGTCAGGATTAGCTAGTGGCATTGACGGTGGGGTAGCCAACCTAATTTCTGGTGGTTGGGCGGAATTTTCAGCTACAGCTACTCCTGGGAAGAAATTACCCGATATCGATGGCGCTATCTTACAAACCATCGAAACTTTGCAAACCAAAGGGGTGACTTTAGAAGAAGTCAACCGCGCTAAAGCTCAGCTAACAGCCAGTGCGATTTTAGGCAATAGAGATATTAACAGTCAAGCTCAGCAGTTGGGTAACGACCAAACTGTAACTGGAGATTATCAGTTTACCGATAAGTATTTAGCTGGAGTGCAAAAAGTTACACCTGCTGATGTAAAGCGAGTGGCTAATAAGTATCTCAAACCGAGTCTACGCACTGTAGGATACTTTGAACCCACTCAAATTTCGGGAAAACCAGGCTCTCAAGCCACTAATTCAAGTCAAACTTCAGAAAGCTTTAATGCAGGACCACCTGTAGATCCGGCGGAAGTAGCTAAATACTTACCAAAAATCGATTCAGAGACTGTTTCCTCTACTCAGTCTTTACCGCAAACTTTTGAACTCAAAAATGGGTTAAAGGTATTACTGCTCAAAGATACTAGCACTCCCACAGTCAGTTTGAGCGGTTATATCCAAGCTGGAACCGAATTTGATGCGGCTGAAAAATCCGGTTTAGCATCTCTAACGGCAGATAATTTAACTAATGGCACCAAAACCAGAGATGCATTAACTATTGCTAAAATTCTAGCTGATCGCGGCGCGCAACTTGGTGCTAGTGCTAACCGAGAAGGTGTCAGTATTGGGGGTAGAGCTTTAGCTAGAGATTTACCGATTCTAGTTGATGTATTAGCCGATCTAACTCAAAATGCCATCTTTCCGACTCAAGAATTAGAATTAAGTCGCCAAAGAGCGTTAACCTCTTTAAAACTAGAGCTAGATAATCCAGGTCGTGTAGGGCGGCGTACCTTTCAACAGCAAGTTTATCCCAAAAATCATCCCTTCTATAATTTCCCCACAGAAGCGAGTTTAAAAGCCATTAGTCGCGAAGATTTGGTCAACTTCTACCAACAGCACTATGCACCAAATAATATGACCTTGGCTATAGCTGGTGATTTTAGTCCCAAACAAGTGCGATCGCTGCTGGAATCCAAATTTGGTAGTTGGAAAAAGACGACTCAAACTAGTTCTAGCACACTACCAGAGGTAAAACTCCCAGCTAAAACCGTTCGATTGAACCCAACTTTACCAGGTAAAACCCAATCCATCTCAATTTTAGGTTACCAGGGCATCTCCCGCCGCGATCCTCAGTTCTACCCAGCCTTAGTCATGAACGATATGTTAGGGGGAAGTACCTTATCGAGTAGATTAGGATCGGAAATCCGCGATCGCCTTGGCTTAACCTACGGGATCTACAGCGTCTTTGCAACTGGTAGATATCCAGGACCATTTTTTATTCAAATGCAAACTGCTCCAGAAGACGCTCAAAAAGCCGTTGATAGCACCATTAATGTCCTCAAGCAAATTCGATCTCAAGGGTTTAGCGTCGAGGAAATTAACGCTGCTAAATCATCTTTAGCTAGTAGCTACAACGTTGAAATTGCCGATCCCGATGCTTTAATTAGTACAATTTTGTCCAATCAAGTTTATGGACTTAGTAAAGAGGAAATTAGAGACTTTAGCCGCAAAATCCAAGAGGTAACTCCAGAACAAGTCAACCAAGCTACTAAGGATTTATTACATCCAGACAACTTGGTGATTGTCACAGTTGGACCACCATTGTCATAA